The Mustela erminea isolate mMusErm1 chromosome 6, mMusErm1.Pri, whole genome shotgun sequence genome includes a region encoding these proteins:
- the M6PR gene encoding cation-dependent mannose-6-phosphate receptor isoform X2, with translation MFLFYSCRRTGLLLPLLLAVAVRESWQTEEKTCDLVGEKGRESEKELALLKRLQPLYNKSFESTVGQGPDTYIYMFRVCREAGNRTSGAGLVQINKSNGKERVVGRLNETHVFNGSNWIMLTYKGGDEYDSHCGMEQRRAVVMISCNRHTLADNFNLVFEERGKVQDCFYLFEMDSSLACSPEISHLSVGSILLVTFASLVAVYIIGGFLYQRLVVGAKGMEQFPHLAFWQDLGNLVADGCDFVCRSKPRNVPAAYRGVGDDQLGEESEERDDHLLPM, from the exons ATGTTCCTCTTCTACAGCTGCCGGAGGACTGGACTGCTCCTGCCACTGCTCCTAGCTGTGGCAGTAAGAGAATCCTGGCAGACAGAAGAAAAAACCTGCGACCTGGTAGGAGAAAAAGGGCGAGAGTCTGAGAAAGAGTTGGCTCTTCTGAAGAGGTTGCAACCACTGTATAACAAAAG CTTTGAGAGCACTGTGGGCCAGGGTCCGGACACATACATCTATATGTTCAGGGTCTGCCGGGAAGCTGGCAACCGCACCTCTGGGGCAGGCCTGGTGCAGATCAACAAAAGTAATGGGAAGGAAAGAGTGGTAGGGAGACTCAACGAGACTCACGTCTTCAATGGAA GTAATTGGATCATGCTGACCTATAAAGGGGGTGACGAATATGACAGTCACTGTGGCATGGAGCAGCGTCGTGCAGTGGTGATGATCTCCTGCAATCGACACACACTAGCG GACAATTTTAACCTTGTGTTTGAGGAGCGAGGCAAAGTTCAAGATTGTTTCTACCTCTTTGAGATGGATAGCAGCCTAGCCTGCTCCCCAGAGATCTCTCACCTCAGTGTGGGTTCTATCTTACTAGTCAC GTTTGCATCACTGGTTGCTGTCTATATCATCGGAGGGTTCCTATACCAGCGACTGGTGGTGGGAGCCAAGGGAATGGAGCAGTTTCCCCACTTAGCCTTCTGGCAAGATCTTGGCAACCTGGTAGCA GATGGTTGTGACTTTGTGTGCCGTTCTAAACCCCGCAATGTGCCTGCTGCGTATCGTGGTGTGGGGGATGATCAGCTGGGCGAGGAGTCAGAAGAAAGGGATGATCATTTATTACCAATGTGA
- the M6PR gene encoding cation-dependent mannose-6-phosphate receptor isoform X1, whose product MPRGLVGGAVAQKTPGASCFRFPEWSTARRLGERWPLTRVLGTGSVAGPSLALSPSPRQVFSQGFCALATPCTRDTMFLFYSCRRTGLLLPLLLAVAVRESWQTEEKTCDLVGEKGRESEKELALLKRLQPLYNKSFESTVGQGPDTYIYMFRVCREAGNRTSGAGLVQINKSNGKERVVGRLNETHVFNGSNWIMLTYKGGDEYDSHCGMEQRRAVVMISCNRHTLADNFNLVFEERGKVQDCFYLFEMDSSLACSPEISHLSVGSILLVTFASLVAVYIIGGFLYQRLVVGAKGMEQFPHLAFWQDLGNLVADGCDFVCRSKPRNVPAAYRGVGDDQLGEESEERDDHLLPM is encoded by the exons ATGCCGCGGGGTCTAGTGGGAGGAGCAGTTGCCCAGAAGACGCCTGGTGCTTCCTGTTTCCGGTTCCCGGAGTGGAGCACGGCGAGGCGCCTTGGGGAACGCTGGCCTTTGACACGAGTTCTGGGTACGGGGTCTGTGGCTGGCCCCTCGCTGGCCCTGTCTCCCAGCCCCAGACAGGTATTCAGCCAGGGATTCTGCGCCTTGGCTACTCCCTGTACCCGTGACAC GATGTTCCTCTTCTACAGCTGCCGGAGGACTGGACTGCTCCTGCCACTGCTCCTAGCTGTGGCAGTAAGAGAATCCTGGCAGACAGAAGAAAAAACCTGCGACCTGGTAGGAGAAAAAGGGCGAGAGTCTGAGAAAGAGTTGGCTCTTCTGAAGAGGTTGCAACCACTGTATAACAAAAG CTTTGAGAGCACTGTGGGCCAGGGTCCGGACACATACATCTATATGTTCAGGGTCTGCCGGGAAGCTGGCAACCGCACCTCTGGGGCAGGCCTGGTGCAGATCAACAAAAGTAATGGGAAGGAAAGAGTGGTAGGGAGACTCAACGAGACTCACGTCTTCAATGGAA GTAATTGGATCATGCTGACCTATAAAGGGGGTGACGAATATGACAGTCACTGTGGCATGGAGCAGCGTCGTGCAGTGGTGATGATCTCCTGCAATCGACACACACTAGCG GACAATTTTAACCTTGTGTTTGAGGAGCGAGGCAAAGTTCAAGATTGTTTCTACCTCTTTGAGATGGATAGCAGCCTAGCCTGCTCCCCAGAGATCTCTCACCTCAGTGTGGGTTCTATCTTACTAGTCAC GTTTGCATCACTGGTTGCTGTCTATATCATCGGAGGGTTCCTATACCAGCGACTGGTGGTGGGAGCCAAGGGAATGGAGCAGTTTCCCCACTTAGCCTTCTGGCAAGATCTTGGCAACCTGGTAGCA GATGGTTGTGACTTTGTGTGCCGTTCTAAACCCCGCAATGTGCCTGCTGCGTATCGTGGTGTGGGGGATGATCAGCTGGGCGAGGAGTCAGAAGAAAGGGATGATCATTTATTACCAATGTGA